A single region of the Thermotoga profunda AZM34c06 genome encodes:
- a CDS encoding flagellar basal body L-ring protein FlgH, which yields MKRLFIVLILVQALIIYSASLWNSSTNNQFKNIVGDRKANKVGDIVTIVVKETPKINATSENTAFENALLNLFTGAVKNITQFDLSQFIPINNNSTQQRSAQLSSTVTLTVSAVVVDVQNGNLIVEGNKKLKVGEQLSEIIIRGTVRPDDIASDNTVDSSKIANCQIWVNGQLVFRQNPDQESWLDYILSAIAKWFL from the coding sequence ATGAAGAGATTGTTCATCGTGTTGATTTTGGTTCAGGCGTTGATCATCTATAGCGCATCGTTATGGAATAGCTCGACAAATAATCAATTCAAAAATATAGTAGGTGATCGTAAGGCAAATAAAGTAGGAGATATTGTGACCATTGTCGTAAAAGAAACACCAAAGATCAATGCCACAAGCGAAAACACTGCTTTTGAAAATGCGTTGTTGAATCTCTTCACGGGTGCTGTGAAAAACATCACGCAGTTTGATCTATCACAATTCATACCCATAAATAACAACTCGACACAGCAAAGATCAGCACAATTGAGTTCTACTGTTACCCTTACCGTTTCAGCTGTGGTAGTTGATGTACAGAACGGGAATTTGATCGTTGAAGGCAATAAAAAGCTCAAAGTAGGCGAGCAACTCAGTGAAATAATAATACGTGGAACTGTGAGACCCGATGATATAGCTTCAGATAATACAGTTGATTCGTCGAAGATCGCGAATTGTCAAATATGGGTGAATGGTCAACTCGTCTTCAGACAAAATCCCGATCAAGAGTCTTGGCTTGATTATATTCTCTCGGCGATCGCAAAGTGGTTCTTGTGA
- the flgA gene encoding flagellar basal body P-ring formation chaperone FlgA, protein MKKLISILLFLQVFLWGSNLLERVQDSVIEYLLLKFGDEATITNLQFKQQIPQADDFEILSFNISSGKVNVLTKFLQNNTFSGYVQATADISILRNVLVVCRTIKSGEIIRKEDLLIVQMNVFGKNGQFTDKIDDVVGKMSRKMFKEGEPIDLMYLSKPPDVKAGQVLPATIQIGSVVVTTFVRVVQDGNFGEIIKARNLSTGFLIHGVLKEDYSICVMGS, encoded by the coding sequence GTGAAAAAATTAATATCGATACTATTGTTCCTCCAAGTCTTTTTATGGGGTAGTAATTTATTAGAACGAGTTCAGGACTCTGTTATAGAGTATTTGTTGCTGAAATTTGGTGATGAGGCAACGATCACTAACCTTCAATTTAAACAACAAATTCCTCAAGCAGATGATTTTGAGATACTCTCCTTCAATATTTCCAGTGGAAAAGTGAATGTCTTGACCAAATTTCTTCAGAATAATACCTTCTCTGGATATGTACAAGCTACTGCAGATATTTCTATCTTAAGGAATGTTTTAGTAGTATGTAGAACTATCAAGAGCGGGGAAATAATAAGAAAAGAAGATCTCTTAATCGTTCAAATGAATGTTTTTGGGAAAAACGGACAATTCACGGACAAAATCGATGATGTGGTAGGCAAGATGAGTAGAAAAATGTTCAAAGAGGGTGAGCCAATAGATCTTATGTATTTGAGTAAGCCACCCGATGTTAAGGCAGGACAAGTTTTACCAGCGACGATTCAAATCGGTTCGGTAGTAGTTACAACCTTTGTAAGGGTTGTGCAGGATGGGAATTTTGGAGAAATCATCAAGGCAAGGAATCTCTCGACGGGTTTTCTAATACACGGGGTACTCAAAGAAGATTATTCGATATGTGTCATGGGGAGTTGA